Proteins encoded within one genomic window of Tigriopus californicus strain San Diego chromosome 12, Tcal_SD_v2.1, whole genome shotgun sequence:
- the LOC131892092 gene encoding uncharacterized protein LOC131892092, protein MSRYGSESLLNSIDAMAAEGTYANADRKGFVRRRLPRQASSDDLSTPNSGRSRSSSIISSDFIPEECEDDRSNGDVTCGSGGPSYMNMPSKTDVDIEKVCQLVQDLKEQDLFHHRQRIVEKELRSQESKHYPEVSLGAESHSVPTPKHCGVGIVPTIKTIFNQPEIRVSLKADGNTGWKVAAQSNKVENESETHHEMNTMRQKHQMARESFFGVMMKGEEVCQITNQASTASKEWGNNKQKNSDHLSQPSKSNGTSSPTQGSSSCPTTPIQIRK, encoded by the exons ATGAGCAGATATGGTTCTGAATCACTCCTTAACTCAATTGATGCAATGGCAGCAGAG GGAACTTATGCAAATGCGGACAGGAAGGGCTTCGTTCG AAGGCGTCTCCCCAGGCAAGCCTCTTCTGATGATTTATCTACCCCGAATTCTGGTCGGTCTCGATCTTCAAGCATAATCTCGTCGGATTTCATTCCCGAAGAATGCGAAGATGATCGGAGTAACGGCGACGTCACTTGCGGTTCTGGAGGTCCCAGCTATATGAACATGCCGAGCAAGACCGACGTGGATATTGAAAAGGTCTGTCAATTGGTCCAGGACTTAAAAGAACaagatctttttcatcatcgcCAAAGAATAGTTGAAAAG GAACTGCGATCCCAGGAGTCCAAACATTACCCTGAAGTATCCTTGGGGGCCGAATCCCATTCAGTACCTACACCAAAACACTGTGGAGTAGGGATTGTTCCtacaataaaaacaatttttaatCAACCAGAGATAAG GGTCTCACTCAAAGCTGACGGAAACACGGGTTGGAAAG TTGCTGCCCAATCCAACAAGGTGGAAAACGAAAGTGAAACGCATCACGAAATGAACACAATGAGGCAAAAACATCAAATGGCAAGGGAGTCATTTTTTGGAGTGATGATGAAAGGCGAAGAAGTATGTCAAATAACAA ACCAAGCGTCCACTGCTTCTAAAGAATGG gggaacaacaaacaaaaaaatagcGACCATCTCTCTCAACCCTCCAAATCAAATG GTACTTCTTCACCAACGCAAGGATCTTCTTCGTGCCCTACCACACCTattcaaattagaaaataG